From the genome of Eucalyptus grandis isolate ANBG69807.140 chromosome 2, ASM1654582v1, whole genome shotgun sequence, one region includes:
- the LOC104433502 gene encoding beta-arabinofuranosyltransferase RAY1, translating into MKPKPNTTAAPIRAIPQFFIHLLRHSTRMKSKAAEAGLWSIWLSGLMLVGLSLYATHKLPSAKDRIKSPSLNRKVSTDRAGPSIAIFAAPEPFAGSAGAAQRVAIRSWLGLPSRVSVVLFSRHESVVAFAAELGPRVLVEPNIDFTFLGIPFFHSMVARSQGFASDICVFVHPKTILLTNFVSALNFVHELDCDWFLFASPHNLSYFPFYLDKDGKHWLREDGKRVKMKELQEVITQNSPPNNNEGRLIMAWNRGDFPLHTGTLPPFLYGKGIHNHWVINEVASSELRFVLDASWSISSFYMTDPTPRSNKCGGWSGDPSIEERSWECAGNSLLGALYGSSLFHEAKHSSLVKLLRCNGTYLFADTSDNIVHIFGNAKAFGLLERRILHFWRKKKLAACARDVNSSHGVFNWSLKDQLKPSVGLDYPFTLESLLSIIADKNRTIVLGVAGFSYKDMLMSWACRLRGLKMTNFIVCALDDETYEFSVLQGLPVFRDSSAPNDTSFDDCHFGTKCFQRVTKVKSRIVLEILKLGYSVLLSDVDVYWFKDPLPLVSSFGPAVLVAQSDEFNTTGPINMPRRLNSGFYFAHSDVSTIAALEKVVKHAANSGLSEQPSFYDTLCGLGGSNRLGDNACFESETNLTVHFLDRNLFPNGAYGGLWEERDVREACLKKGCFILHNNWISGRRKKLERQVLSGLWEYDISTRRCLLSWH; encoded by the exons ATGAAACCAAAACCCAACACCACAGCAGCTCCCATTCGGGCCATTCCCCAATTCTTCATCCACCTTCTCCGCCATTCGACGAGAATGAAGTCCAAG GCAGCGGAAGCAGGTCTCTGGTCGATTTGGCTATCTGGGTTGATGCTCGTTGGCCTCTCCCTTTACGCCACTCACAAGTTGCCGTCGGCGAAGGACCGGATCAAGAGCCCGTCGCTCAACCGCAAGGTGTCCACCGACCGGGCCGGGCCGAGCATCGCCATATTTGCCGCGCCCGAGCCCTTTGCCGGCTCGGCCGGAGCCGCGCAGCGGGTCGCGATCCGCTCGTGGCTCGGGCTGCCCTCGCGAGTCTCGGTGGTGCTATTCAGCCGACACGAGTCCGTCGTCGCCTTCGCGGCTGAACTTGGGCCGCGTGTCTTGGTCGAGCCCAATATCGATTTTAC GTTTCTGGGTATCCCATTCTTTCATTCCATGGTGGCAAGGTCGCAGGGATTTGCATCGGACATATGTGTGTTTGTCCATCCCAAGACCATCCTACTTACCAACTTTGTTTCGGCACTGAATTTTGTCCATGAACTCGATTGCGACTGGTTCCTTTTCGCTTCCCCGCATAACCTCTCATATTTCCCATTTTACTTGGACAAAGATGGGAAACATTGGCTGAGGGAGGATGGCAAGCGGGTCAAAATGAAGGAG TTGCAGGAGGTTATCACTCAGAATTCGCCACCTAATAACAATGAGGGAAGATTGATCATGGCATGGAACAGAGGGGATTTTCCCTTGCATACTGGAACACTTCCTCCTTTCTTATATGGGAAGGGAATACACAACCATTGGGTCATTAATGAGGTTGCATCGTCTGAACTGAGGTTTGTGCTTGATGCTAGTTGGAGTATTTCAAGTTTCTATATGACTGATCCTACACCTCGGTCTAATAAGTGTGGAGGCTGGTCTGGTGATCCAAGCATTGAGGAAAGAAGTTGGGAATGCGCTGGCAATTCTCTTCTAGGAGCACTCTACGGATCATCACTTTTCCATGAAGCTAAGCATTCCAGTCTGGTGAAACTACTGAGATGCAACGGCACATATCTATTTGCTGACACGTCTGACAACATCGTCCACATATTTGGGAATGCAAAAGCATTTGGCTTGCTTGAAAGGAGGATCTTGCATttttggagaaagaagaagctaGCAGCCTGTGCTAGGGATGTTAATTCATCACATGGTGTATTTAATTGGTCCCTAAAAGATCAGTTGAAGCCATCAGTGGGATTGGATTATCCATTCACGTTGGAGTCACTCCTCTCGATAATTGCAGACAAGAATAGGACAATTGTGCTCGGTGTTGCTGGATTTAGTTATAAGGATATGTTGATGAGTTGGGCTTGCAGACTGCGGGGCCTCAAGATGACAAATTTCATTGTCTGTGCTCTTGACGATGAAACTTATGAATTTTCAGTCTTACAA GGGCTTCCAGTTTTCAGGGATTCATCAGCTCCAAATGATACTAGCTTCGATGACTGCCACTTCGGGACAAAATGCTTTCAAAGGGTGACCAAAGTGAAGTCCAGAATAGTTTTGGAGATACTCAAGCTAGGATATAGTGTACTTCTTAGCGATGTTGATGTCTATTGGTTCAAGGATCCGTTACCACTGGTCTCCTCATTTGGTCCGGCTGTTCTCGTCGCACAGTCTGATGAATTTAATACAACAG GACCTATTAACATGCCCAGGCGCTTGAACTCTGGCTTTTATTTTGCTCATTCTGATGTTTCAACAATCGCTGCTTTGGAGAAGGTGGTAAAGCATGCTGCTAATTCAGGCCTGTCAGAGCAGCCGAGTTTCTACGATACATTATGTGGGCTAGGGGGATCCAATCGCTTGGGTGATAACGCATGCTTTGAATCCGAGACAAATTTGACCGTTCATTTTCTGGACAGAAATTTATTTCCAAATGGTGCATATGGAGGACTTTGGGAGGAAAGAGATGTCAGAGAGGCCTGTTTGAAGAAGGGTTGTTTTATCCTTCACAACAATTGGATTagtggaagaaggaagaagctgGAACGTCAGGTGTTATCTGGACTTTGGGAATATGATATCAGCACAAGGAGGTGTCTGTTGAGCTGGCATTAA
- the LOC104433505 gene encoding 60S ribosomal protein L27a-3, giving the protein MTTRFKKNRKKRGHVSAGHGRIGKHRKHPGGRGNAGGMHHHRILFDKYHPGYFGKVGMRYFHKLRNKFYCPIVNVEKLWSLVPQDAKDKASGAAAAPVLDVTQFGFFKVLGKGVLPEKQPIVVKAKLVSKIAEKKIKEAGGAVVLTA; this is encoded by the coding sequence ATGACGACCCGCTTCAAGAAGAACCGCAAGAAGCGCGGCCACGTCAGCGCCGGCCACGGCCGTATCGGCAAGCACCGCAAGCATCCGGGAGGGCGGGGTAACGCCGGAGGCATGCACCACCACCGCATCCTCTTCGACAAGTACCATCCGGGGTACTTCGGCAAGGTCGGCATGCGGTACTTCCACAAGCTCCGCAACAAGTTCTACTGCCCCATCGTCAACGTCGAGAAGCTGTGGTCGCTGGTCCCCCAGGACGCCAAGGACAAGGCctccggcgccgccgccgccccggtGCTCGACGTCACCCAGTTCGGGTTCTTCAAGGTCCTCGGGAAGGGCGTCCTCCCGGAGAAGCAGCCGATCGTGGTGAAGGCCAAGCTGGTGTCGAAGATCGCcgagaagaagatcaaggaggCCGGCGGCGCCGTCGTGCTCACCGCTTAG
- the LOC104433506 gene encoding protein DETOXIFICATION 29: MESGKLPLLSPTETADRADHDIGGGDHARDQQAIIANMPLSTTVNDTFTFTPHTDDIPPIKGPRDFLREFAKESKKLWFLAGPAIFTSICRYSIGAITQVFAGQVGTLELAAVSVENSVIAGFSFGVMLGMGSALETLCGQAYGAGQLDMLGIYLQRSWVILNTTAVALCFLYIFAAKLLRLIGQTEAISEEAGMFAVWMIPQVFMYAMNFPIAKFLQAQSRIMVMAVIAGVVLVLHTAFSWLLMLKLGWGLVGAAVVLNASWVVIVAAQLAYIFSGACGRAWTGFSWKAFENLWGFVRLSLASAVMLCLEIWYFMALILFAGYLKNAEISVDALAICMNILGWTVMQALGMNAAISVRVSNELGAAHPRTAKFSLKVAVISSFMISLILSAILLATQDAYPSLFSSDSSIQAIVKELTPVLALCIVINNVQPVLSGVAVGAGWQATVAYVNIACYYLFGVPLGLTLGYKLNWGVKGIWCGMLTGTVVQTCVLTFMVCRTNWNKESSIAEERMRRWGGPSEEQQLTAANDLEK, from the exons ATGGAGAGCGGTAAACTGCCTCTCCTCTCGCCCACCGAGACGGCCGACCGAGCCGATCATGATATCGGCGGAGGTGACCATGCCCGCGACCAGCAGGCGATCATCGCAAACATGCCTCTCTCGACCACCGTTAATGACACCTTCACTTTCACGCCACACACAGACGACATCCCCCCGATCAAGGGGCCCCGCGACTTCCTCCGGGAGTTCGCCAAGGAGTCCAAGAAGCTGTGGTTCCTTGCCGGCCCCGCCATCTTCACCTCCATCTGCAGGTACTCCATCGGTGCCATCACCCAGGTCTTCGCTGGCCAAGTCGGCACCCTCGAGCTTGCCGCCGTCTCCGTCGAGAACTCGGTCATCGCCGGCTTCTCCTTTGGTGTCATG CTCGGGATGGGAAGCGCGCTGGAGACGCTGTGCGGGCAGGCTTACGGGGCGGGGCAGCTCGACATGCTGGGCATCTACCTGCAGCGGTCGTGGGTGATCCTCAACACGACAGCCGTCGCGCTGTGCTTTCTATACATCTTCGCGGCGAAGCTCCTGCGGCTGATCGGGCAGACGGAGGCGATCTCGGAGGAGGCGGGGATGTTTGCAGTCTGGATGATCCCGCAGGTGTTCATGTACGCAATGAACTTCCCAATCGCCAAGTTCCTGCAGGCGCAGAGCAGGATCATGGTGATGGCGGTCATCGCCGGGGTGGTGCTGGTGCTCCACACCGCGTTCAGCTGGTTGCTGATGCTGAAGCTCGGGTGGGGGCTCGTCGGGGCCGCCGTCGTGCTCAACGCGTCATGGGTGGTCATCGTGGCGGCCCAGCTCGCCTACATATTCAGCGGCGCGTGCGGGAGGGCGTGGACGGGGTTCTCCTGGAAGGCATTCGAGAACCTGTGGGGGTTCGTTAGGCTGTCCCTCGCTTCGGCCGTCATGCTCTG CTTGGAGATTTGGTATTTCATGGCGCTCATTCTCTTCGCGGGTTACTTGAAGAATGCAGAGATTTCGGTGGATGCCTTAGCTATCTG CATGAACATACTGGGGTGGACAGTCATGCAGGCTCTTGGAATGAATGCAGCCATAAG TGTGAGGGTGTCAAATGAACTCGGAGCGGCTCATCCGAGAACGGCAAAGTTCTCGCTGAAGGTGGCAGTGATCTCCTCGTTCATGATCAGTCTGATCTTATCGGCGATCTTGCTGGCCACTCAGGATGCATATCCATCCCTATTCTCGAGTGACTCGTCCATCCAGGCTATAGTCAAGGAGCTCACGCCAGTGCTGGCCTTGTGCATCGTCATCAATAATGTCCAACCAGTGCTCTCCG GCGTAGCCGTCGGAGCTGGATGGCAAGCCACGGTTGCATATGTGAACATTGCCTGCTATTATCTATTTGGAGTTCCCCTGGGTCTGACCCTCGGTTATAAGCTAAATTGGGGTGTCAAG GGGATCTGGTGCGGAATGCTGACGGGTACAGTAGTGCAAACTTGTGTGCTCACCTTCATGGTTTGTAGGACGAACTGGAACAAAGAG TCTTCTATTGCTGAAGAAAGAATGAGAAGGTGGGGAGGTCCTTCAGAAGAGCAGCAACTCACAGCAGCGAACGACTTAGAGAAATAA
- the LOC104433501 gene encoding uncharacterized protein LOC104433501: MLKNCINLLGLVSHKEPPSTAKRAIAGASFSLEISIQFGDISLGSQLNDVSVRIIHAGGRIELYQDVIPASYVMEKNPGMCVALPEVFRKPHESILSPEEDLVPGRKYFILPSTTASKLKRKYQEKMKAKEAAADETKLDVRTNVMKTNVNPGEAPIEQPICLAKDFYTSKDRWSRYSRRKRGIRKQPFVPPIPRARTLRSMTWEPSLSSIQELSP, translated from the coding sequence ATGCTGAAGAACTGCATTAATTTGCTGGGGCTAGTCTCCCACAAGGAGCCCCCCTCAACAGCGAAAAGGGCCATTGCTGGAGCGTCCTTCTCGCTGGAAATAAGCATACAGTTCGGAGATATTTCTCTGGGCTCACAATTGAATGATGTCTCTGTGAGAATAATCCATGCAGGTGGGCGAATCGAGCTGTACCAAGATGTGATTCCTGCATCCTATGTGATGGAGAAAAATCCTGGCATGTGCGTTGCACTGCCGGAAGTTTTCAGGAAGCCCCACGAATCCATATTGAGTCCAGAAGAAGATTTAGTACCCGGCAGGAAGTACTTTATACTTCCATCCACCACTGCGAGCAAGCTGAAGCGCAAGtaccaagaaaaaatgaaagccAAAGAAGCTGCTGCTGATGAGACAAAGTTGGATGTGAGAACCAATGTTATGAAAACCAATGTCAACCCAGGCGAAGCACCCATCGAGCAACCCATTTGCTTGGCTAAAGATTTTTACACCTCAAAGGACCGATGGTCAAGATATTCGAGGAGAAAGAGGGGCATCAGGAAGCAGCCTTTTGTACCCCCTATACCAAGGGCAAGAACGCTGCGTTCAATGACATGGGAGCCGAGCCTGTCATCCATACAAGAGCTCTCTCCATGA
- the LOC104433503 gene encoding uncharacterized protein LOC104433503 produces MAAVLGNIGLLLDLNSPRASIPDRKPRPSLPDVVSSLAKREPLHFTSYHAAPGSKGFEVDGDARGHRAAVVARGKANSKVNGVDFDAGSSDEDSNGNGGGGNGYGDDEEEFDWEKEMRRRVKEMEEMKELERKAEELQARAEEEEEEGGEETEEKKKMRVRKELEKVAKEQAERRATAQLMFELGQKAYGRGMYGRAIEFLEGALTIIPRPTLFGGEIQIWLAMAYEANNRHADCIALYQQLEKKHPIVSIRRQAAELKYILQAPKLKISQEEMVTIPLIGSSYDSYAATWSDKYKDKDQNSSYPSTNQLPSSRDFLGDFLVWRPPVGLEKNRAFWVALTVWLGLVGAAIVLQR; encoded by the exons ATGGCTGCGGTGCTCGGCAACATAGGCCTGTTGCTCGACCTGAACTCGCCGAGAGCCTCGATTCCCGATCGCAAGCCGCGCCCCTCGCTGCCCGACGTCGTCTCGAGCTTGGCCAAGAGGGAGCCCCTCCACTTCACCTCCTACCACGCCGCGCCGGGCTCCAAGGGCTTCGAGGTGGACGGGGACGCGCGGGGCCACCGGGCGGCCGTGGTGGCCCGGGGCAAGGCCAATTCGAAGGTGAACGGGGTCGATTTCGACGCGGGGTCCAGCGACGAGGACAGCAACGGGAACGGCGGCGGGGGCAACGGGTACGGAGATGACGAGGAGGAGTTCGACTGGGAGAAGGAGATGAGGAGGCGGgtgaaggagatggaggagatgaaGGAGCTGGAGCGGAAGGCGGAGGAGCTGCAGGCccgggcggaggaggaggaggaggagggcggggAGGAgacggaggagaagaagaagatgagagtcAGGAAGGAGCTTGAGAAG GTGGCTAAAGAGCAGGCGGAGCGGCGAGCCACAGCCCAGCTGATGTTTGAGTTGGGTCAAAAAGCTTACGGAAGAGGAATGTATGGAAGGGCAATCGAGTTCCTAGAGGGTGCGCTTACGATCATTCCTAGGCCTACATTGTTTGGCGGTGAG ATTCAGATATGGCTCGCAATGGCATATGAGGCTAATAATCGTCACGCAGATTGTATTGCACTTTATCAACAGTTGGAGAAGAAGCACCCTATTGTTAGCATTCGACGTCAAGCTGCAGAGCTGAAGTATATCCTTCAAGCACCTAAGTTGAAAATTTCACAGGAGGAGATGGTTACCATTCCGCTGATAGGATCCAGCTATGACAG TTATGCAGCAACTTGGAGTGATAAGTACAAAGACAAGGATCAAAACAGCAGTTATCCCTCGACCAACCAACTTCCTTCATCCAGAGATTTTCTGGGGGACTTTCTGGTGTGGCGGCCTCCGGTAGGACTCGAGAAAAACAGGGCTTTCTGGGTGGCTTTGACAGTGTGGTTGGGCTTAGTTGGAGCCGCCATCGTCCTTCAGAGATGA
- the LOC104435620 gene encoding inorganic phosphate transporter 2-1, chloroplastic — translation MNTSYCLSSTRNTITPSHLYLPKHRPPPLPHEPSFPKKETLSLKPHLLRLRNLRPAHPYASISSFADAEGEEIFEQGVRLVEPKRAAPSSDTARDGDGSPGMAQAFGISSRTASAISICIAFAALLLPLAMRSLGQGMAVKTRALSYGTLLFGFYMAWNIGANDVANAMGTSVGSGALTLRQAVLTAAVLEFSGALLMGTHVTSTMQKGILVADVFKGKDTLLFAGLLSSLASAGTWLQVASFYGWPVSTTHCIIGSMVGFGLVYGGAGAVFWNSVVRVTSSWVISPLMGALVSFLVYKCIRRFVYSAPNPGQAAAAAAPIAVFLSVTGISFAAFPLSKTIPLALAQALACGTAGAFLVNRMIRKQLGHLLDKTDPSQPKPEESMVNRDVGFLSKIAGPTGAQLEIVYGVFGYMQVLSACFMSFAHGGNDVANAIGPLASALSILQGSATGTDIVIPIDVLAWGGFGIVAGLIMWGYRVIATIGKKITELTPTRGFAAEFAAASVVLFASKLGLPISATHTLVGAVLGVGFARGLNSVRAETVKEIVVSWAVTIPVGAVFAVFYTWILTKLLSYIL, via the exons ATGAATACTTCGTACTGCCTGTCTTCCACTAGAAACACCATCACGCCCTCTCACTTGTATCTCCCCAAGCATCGCCCCCCTCCGCTCCCCCACGAACCGAGCTTTCCAAAGAAGGAAACTTTATCCCTAAAACCCCACCTGCTTCGCCTGCGAAACCTCCGGCCAGCACACCCATATGCCTCCATATCCTCCTTTGCTGATGCTGAAGGCGAGGAGATATTCGAGCAAGGAGTCAGGCTTGTCGAACCCAAGAGAGCCGCCCCTTCCTCGGACACCGCCCGCGACGGTGACGGTTCGCCCGGGATGGCGCAGGCCTTCGGCATATCCTCCAGGACGGCATCAGCGATCTCGATATGCATCGCTTTCGCAGCGCTGTTGCTGCCCCTGGCGATGAGGTCGCTGGGCCAAGGGATGGCGGTGAAGACCCGGGCGCTGTCATACGGGACACTGCTGTTCGGGTTCTACATGGCGTGGAACATCGGGGCGAATGACGTGGCAAACGCCATGGGGACGTCGGTGGGGTCGGGGGCACTGACGCTGCGGCAGGCGGTGCTGACGGCGGCCGTGCTGGAGTTCTCAGGGGCGCTGCTGATGGGGACGCACGTGACCAGCACCATGCAGAAGGGCATCCTCGTCGCCGACGTCTTCAAGGGAAAGGACACTCTGCTCTTCGCCGGCCTGCTCTCTTCGTTGGCCTCTGCCGGCACATGGTTGCAG GTTGCATCGTTCTATGGTTGGCCGGTGTCGACCACACACTGCATAATCGGCTCGATGGTTGGATTTGGCCTCGTCTATGGAGGAGCAGGCGCCGTCTTCTGGAATTCAGTCGTGAGGGTCACATCATCATGGGTTATCTCGCCATTAATGGGGGCATTGGTCTCATTTCTTGTGTACAAATGCATCAGGAGG TTTGTCTATAGTGCTCCGAATCCAGGACAAGCAGCCGCAGCCGCTGCTCCCATCGCGGTTTTCCTCAGTGTGACAGGAATCTCCTTCGCGGCATTCCCGCTTAGCAAGACTATTCCCTTGGCCCTAGCCCAGGCCTTAGCCTGTGGCACAGCCGGGGCCTTCCTCGTCAACCGCATGATCCGTAAACAACTTGGCCACCTCCTTGACAAAACTGATCCATCCCAACCAAAGCCAGAGGAATCCATGGTCAATAGAGATGTTGGGTTTCTGTCAAAAATTGCGGGCCCGACGGGTGCTCAGCTGGAAATAGTGTACGGGGTCTTTGGGTACATGCAGGTTCTCTCGGCTTGTTTCATGTCATTTGCACATGGAGGAAATGATGTCGCCAATGCGATCGGTCCTCTTGCCAGTGCGTTATCCATCCTCCAGGGCAGTGCTACTGGCACTGATATAGTTATCCCCATTGACGTCCTTGCCTGGGGAGGCTTTGGCATTGTGGCAGGCCTTATTATGTGGGGGTACAGAGTGATTGCAACGATAGGGAAGAAGATAACAGAGCTCACACCAACTCGTGGATTTGCAGCCGAGTTTGCGGCTGCTTCAGTGGTCCTGTTTGCCTCGAAGCTGGGCCTCCCTATCTCAGCCACGCACACGCTTGTTGGTGCAGTGTTGGGAGTGGGGTTTGCGAGGGGGCTTAACAGTGTTCGAGCCGAAACTGTCAAAGAGATCGTGGTTTCTTGGGCTGTGACGATTCCAGTTGGCGCTGTCTTTGCCGTGTTCTATACGTGGATATTGACAAAGCTATTGTCATACATTTTGTGA